GTGTGAATGTGAAGGCTTCGAATCTCATAGTAACTGCACCAGAGGATAGCCCCAACACAGATGGAATCCATGTCACCGGAACACAAAATATTCAGATAAAGAACTGTCTTATTAGGACAGGTACGGGTCAATgtgttttcaaataataatctAGTAAAATAATATGTTCGACTCTCTTGATTAGGGCgtaattaaaaatatactTACTATTAATAAAGAACCAATATTTGAGAACAACATAAATACTTGCTTGGAAAAATTATCTGAGCtaataaaatgaatgaaagaaaTATCAATTCACCAGAactaatgtttttttctttttcttttttaatcttATTGAAGGGGATGATTGTATTTCAATAGTAAGTGGGTCACGAAATGTTCGAGCTACGGATATAATCTGCGGACCAGGCCATGGAATCAGGTCTTCCATTAGACACCTTCTACACgacaactttttttaattttttaaatataaatttattgtACTAATTTTGATACATATTCTGGTGATTTAATTGCAGCATTGGAAGCTTAGGTGCTGGGAATTCAGAAGCAGAGGTTTCAGATGTGATGGTTTCTAGAGCGAAAATGATGGGCACCACCAATGGATTAAGAATAAAGACTTGGCAGGTAagacttcattttcaaatatacATGTGCAATTTTGGGCATCTCCAACTTTGTCATTTAATTTCACGTACATAGATCACTTCAATGACAAACATGTCTATTTTTCTTCATGCATATAGGGCGGTTCTGGATATGCCAGCAACATTGTATTCAAAAATATTATGATGTACAACGTGAGCAATCCAATAATCATAAACCAATATTACTGTGATCAGGACGAGCCATGCCAAGAACAGGTACGGTTTAGTATAGACTCACTTTTGTCAAAACGCACAGTTTACAATCTGACAACATAACATACTAGACTGTTTTTATATTTGCCGCTATGTACACGATGTAAAAGTTGAccatttataaatatataatattgatCATTTGAGGTGTCTTCGCATGCATGCAGAATTCAGCTGTGAAAATAAACAATGTGGTGTATGACAATGTAAAAGGCACGAGTGCTTCAAAAGTGGCAGTGAAATTCGACTGCAGCAAGCGCTTTGGATGCCAAGGAATCTTGTTACGGAACGTTAACATAAAACCTCTTGGCGAAGGAACGGTCGAAGCTTCCTGTGAGAATGTTAGCCTAGTCCATAGAGGGAGGGTTTCTCCAAAGTGCTCttcaacaatttaaaaagtttctttattatttacaCATTCATTATACTTTGATTTCTCAGTCACAATATAAATGAAGCCAAATTGTAGCTTTTACTGTAAatagcaaagaaaaataaatctaTGCTATGCAGAATTCTTTGTGTTTAACTAAAATTTGTTACGAAGAAAAATAAAGCCAAGCATGGCAATAATTTCTGATACAAACAATATTGGGGGCGGGGGAAATTGAACCTAGGACTTTGGTGGAGGGGTAAATGCTCTTAAGCATGGCAATAATTTCAAAAGTAATATAATGTGAAGCTTGAAAGGTTTCCAAAACCTCCGTGCATATGAAGTAAACCTCAAGCTCCTAGTTTTCCACCCTATCCTTGCTTCATAAGCTCCTATAATTTCCTTGATGCAAATCTCTCGTCCTTGCTCTCCAATAAGGTCAGGAATTGGTGGTGATCTTAGGCTTAAAAGACATGAGCCCTCTAAGGGTGAGCACACTACGAAATATCTTCAGCAAATGGAGATGAAGAGACGGAAGAAATGGCCAGAATTCTGCAATCTCTCTATAGACCCTAACATttaaaaagggggaaaaaaaaaaaaaaaaaaaaaacctataacattaaattaaaaattttaaaaaaaaaacaaacaaacaaacaaaggaaAACCCCCAGCAGCATCCCCAATTCCCTCAGAAACTAGTTGGTGGAAGTATTTGGGgtctgcatatatatatatatatagtggtCAAATGTTTGGATATGAAGAAACACTTTTCCCTACAATTGAAGAGATGTCACTGAAATTACGTTCCACAAATCAAGAGCATGTGCAGGTTGCATGAGTCCGGCAATTATGTTCGACCCAAAAGTTGATTGAACCTTTCAATTCATGCACAAAAAGGCTAAAGGTGGACTAGATAATTGACGGAGCCACCAAAGCACTATAATTCTGAAATTAGAATCCTAGCCAATAATTATCCGTTACCATTATCATGCATTATAATACAAGTATATTAGTCAAACTAAACTAGACTTCCAAGGACTCATTCATACCGACAAAGAATCCTCAGAAGCATTTCCGATGAACAACGGAAGGTCCAGTTTCATCATAGTCTGCTTTGGTTACATGCTGATTTTGGGGGAACACAACTTTGGCTAGTATGGCACCTCCCACCCATGCTGAATacattgacaaattctccGGCATATATTCTGGAGGCTGTAACCCACACCAAAGGATTAGAACAAGAATTTGGCAATGCAGCTAGTACAAAGAAAACAGTGTTGGGAAAATGTTATGCATAACCATGAAGTATTCTTCTCGCATAAACCCTTCATGTCAAAAACCAATTCCAAATCAATGaacatgtttatttttttaaacaagaTATTAGACATACATTCTATAGGAAATATCAGAAACAACAAACTGCCAACTGTCTGTAAAGAATTATGAAATATATAGCATCATCGCTCATTAACATGTAACAAAAAAGATAGGGAAATAACATACAACAGAAACTGTCACAACCATCAGTGTGGGCTGTGAAATATAGATGGCctcagaaacaaaaatgaaaactagcCATACTTACATTTTTAGTATGTGGacctcaaatttgaaattcaaaaggtTATTTCATCATAATTATCAAGAATTTGTGGTTTTTAGACAGGGTCCTAGTGACAGTAAACAATAGGTGCGATGTCATGACCCATGAAGATGACATCATATGGAAGAATGTTGACAATTTTTAGCTGATCAATTTTCAGATGTGCCCGGCCACATTTGAACTTTAGATCTACCCCACCCTATCTCAAGCTAAAACCAAGGCCACATTTGAACTTTAGATCTACCCCACCCTATCTCAAGCTAAAACCAAATTGCAGTTTTTAATGATAAAACAAATTACCTTAATTAAAGCAGGACGGACAGCAGATGAGCATAGACCAGCTTCTTTCTGAAACCTTTCTTCAAAACCTGGAATAAAAAGCAACCAAACTGCCAATCAGCAATGACAGAGCCAAGTTTCTATTTCTTCTGAAACAAGAAAGTCAAACTCAAATTTGGTAATGCTCTTATAACAATTGTATTGTAAAATAtgtcaaacaagaaaaatgtaaAAGGAACTCTAAACCCACGGATCCCTACAACTTCATGAATCCATTTATTAAATCGATATAGATGATAAGGATAATGAAAGCGTCCAAAGAAAGGGCCTTGCATTGCAGATatctaaatataaaaaagtccAATGTATTCTAACAAGAACCAATTATtcagggaaagaaaaaaaggataaaagataaagaaaatatatcataCTAATTACTGCATCTGAAACGCACAAGCATCAGTGACTATAAAACTCACCAGTCATAGAAGCAGTGCCACCACACAGTACAGTATTTTCCAGCAATTGACGGTGATTATCAGACGACACTGTTGAAATACAACGAACAAGCTGCTCAACAATCCCATGAGCCTCTAACCCCAATATAGATGGTTGGAATAAAGCCTCACCAACagtatatttttctcttccaaTCGTAATGACCTAAATAATAACCAGTATTACATTCAGAACGTTGGCAAAAAGCAGAGTGATGAAAACAGGGAAAAGGAGGATTTGGGGAAGTGACATAGATGGTTATGCTTGGAGTCAACTTAACCATGACCTGCCTTGAGATGGGATCACTATCATTGTTGTGTCTAAACAAAGCAAAATTCCACCTCTtttaagtagaaaaagaaagaagtgtTTTGAACTTTAAACATCATTCGTTAGATCTTTCTTCAGGATACAACAATATTAGAGAAGATCTCAGTGTGGATAATTTTGTGTTAAAACTCTTTATACATGTAAAACATAATGAACAGATCCTGgatgaaaattaaacaaaaccaaCTAATTATGACAAGTGCAAGCCAGTTACAACATATATAATGGTGACTTATAGGCATACTATGATGTACTCAGGTTAACATATCCTTAACCCAAATAAGCTACATGCCTACATCTGTATATTTTCCATCTatccaaatcaaaatttcataaaattaacCAGACCTGTCCATCAGGAAGAGTATGTTGCTCTGTCTGGCATGCATTTTTGGTCTTTTCATAAGCAAGTTCATCTTCAGCACAACATGAATATtgctcttttattttctcaatatCAGACATCTTGATATTCACCAAAGGATTGGATTTCCCAAGCTCTTCAGCAAGTAACTTCGTCAAATCCATACCTCCAATTTCAAACCTTCTTGAGGCAATGTGCTGAACAGCACCTTCAATTACTGGTGCAATATCTGTGAAAAATGGCCAAAGATACAAAAAGGCACAGTTAAAAGACAATcgtttttcttccttttacATAACCCAGAGTAACATTCCATTGAATTAATATTGACCACTAGCTTGCACATAAAGATGAATCAAATGACATTAACAGGTCATGCTGGTGAACCAAAACTTGCCAGCCTTAGTTCAGTCACCAATACATCTTTATGACCATTATTGTCGTAGGGTCACCTAATGCACTGAATTGCTTAATGGATTGTTATAGCTTGGCATAGCAACACAATATTAACTATCAATAATATActtaaaacataaattttgatGAGAAAGATTTATAGCTTGGCATAGCAACACAATATCTTCTATTCCTAGATTTgtgcatttaaaaaaatacaaattttgaaGTGCAAATGAATTGATTGATTGTATGCTAGACAGgataaattgaattttgatgagatagatttattatatttaaaatacacATAACTTAGCCTGCAGTAAAGAAGACGTAAGAACAGTTCAAACATCACTATGTATTCAATAAACAAGATTTCATAGGTTCCCTTCTGCAAGGTATATATACCTATCTTTCCATGGCCAATATCAACAGTGCATCCCGAGATACGCCCTACAGCATAAAGTGACAATACTGCTTGCTCTGATGCATAGAAGCCCGAAATGTTAAACGTTTCAAACATCAGTTGCACCAACTGCTCTCTAACAGCCTGGTAGAAAAattgtatttcatttttttaaaaaaaaaaggaaatatattAACTACACTAACAAAAAATGGAATTATGTAGCAGCAGAAAGTTCTATTCCTAGGCTTTTTCTTTCCAGACAGATAGATTGACAACTTCAATATATGGTCACCAATCACTTTATGGCACTTCAAAACCACCCAAGCCTTCCCTATCCCTCCTGTACAAGAGTTTTCACACCCACAAAATAAGGTAGCATGCTTACATTCATGCACAAAGACAAGCAACAAGCAACAAGCAACAAACAGTGAAATAATGTTAGAAAGGCAACTCTCACCACCATGCACTGACAACAAACTGATTCAAAGCATAAAACTTGAGGCCACAGAATTTCTTCTTTAAAGTTACTTAAACAAGAATAGTAATGATTATAATCATGATAGTGACACTAAGAGAGTTTGCACAATGCCATCAGTCTAGATCACAAGTCTTTCAACATAATTCATTGCTTTTCCAAGTTAAACTATATAAGAATGATAAAACAGCAAAAATAACAACAATACTCAGGTTTTCAGCAAAGACTTGCACAATGACACCATTCTATTCCATATTCATTTAATGTGTTCAACGAAAAGCAGATTAGCTAACCTTGGGGGTACATAGTGGATCAGTAAATAATATCTGCCCTTCGTTGCCCATTTCCCATCCAAGGCCAGTATATAGAACATGATGCAACAGATCTTCCATGGCATCCCAATCTCTAATAAGACCTCGCACAACTGGATCAACAATGGTATCTTCAGATGATGAATTATCATTAATTGATCCATCATCAAGCATGCGCTTCATTTGGTTAGGAATTATCTGAAACATATggacagaaaataaaagttaagaggaaaaactaaaaaaagaaacatgagGTTTAGACCACAGCTATCTCATCCGCTTAGATTAGTCGAATTGAATTGTCATTATGTTGAATGCAAGCCCATGATAACCTTCAGTATAAATGAAAATCTTCTTTTCCTAATATGCAATTTCTAGAAATGGTTGtaaaacacacaaatttgggttcattgagaaccaaaaaaatactttttttcGGAATAATATACACacattttgaaaagaatattttatacTTTCTCAAAATGTTTTACAAAGTCATCATTTATGACAGAAACAGTCAATTGCTTGTTTAGTTTCTAAGAACTAAAAGGATCACAAAGCAATGCAAGTGTAACTTGATAAGAATTATAGCAGGATGGGAGGAGTGAGATATATGTGATAAGAGAAGATTGGTtggaagaaggaaaatggAAGTAAGAACAAGAACCAATtggaaatgaaatttggagGCAAAAAATCATCCACTCAACATACTGAGAgactcttttgtttttcctcatAATTGACGACCAACAAGAGGATATCCATGCCACAGGggtaaacaaaaaagaaaccctCATAATTCGGCCATTATTTTGCTAAAATTTTCACTGGGCCCACAACAAACCATATTTATTCTTGTCTTGTCCACAACTCCCCCAGAAACCAAGCACACTCTACCGCGAAATCTTTGCCACTAAACTGACCTCAAACAACAGGTTGACTTGTCCCTTTAAAGTTCCCACTTTAAGAAATCAAAAGAAAGCCTTGCTTACCCAACTAAGATAAATTGGATTTTCATTTCCCCGACAACCCCAGCCGTAGCTTATCTCAGTTGGAGTTGTCCATTtcccaaaaaaccaaaaacttttATGAGCAACGAAACGGAGAATAGAAAGTGAAAGCAAAAAGATGGAAAATTTACCATGGAAGGAGCTTGATCGGGAATAGCAGGTCCTGCTTTGAGGAGCTTCGAGCCGGGGTCGACCACCGCAGCCTCCATCTTGCTCTTTACcacaaaaccctaaccctagagTTCAGTTTCTGCAGTGTTCAATGGACAAAGGATTCAGCTGAGCATTTGAGGAGTAAATATGTTCTACACACAGCACTAAACCCCAAGCGGGGGCtgtcttttcaaatttcacaAGATTAAAGGAAATTCAAATATCAGCTCTctccttttttgtctttttcttcctgtctttttttttttttggatctGACGGAAGGAGAAACGCTGTATGTAGGACCTACGTCGATTGGGCTTTTAGGATATTGACACGTGTTACCAAAAGTTAGCAAATGACACAGAAGTCCCAGCTGCGTCAGGTGGTGGTGGATCCTCATTGATACGGGACAAAAATATTATACGTGAAAATTATGTACACGTATATGCATATGcgtatttttcaaaatctttttaccaTATGCTTATTATTAAAGGTTTTTACACTTTGaactaattttttgtgtaagGGGTAGGTTAACAGTGATGAATAGGGAAAGGAGGAAGGGAGGTTGGAAGAGAGCGAGTCAGATAGAGAGTCATAGATAGAGCGAGTCAGGGTGCGTGATAGAGAACTCCTCATCTTTTCTGAAATTTCAAAGAgagcaaagaagaagaagaagaagaagaagaagtgaaCAAGGAAGACGAATTTATGCGatcaagagaaaaaaaaattgttaaaaaggTAATACGTGAGCAATACAATATATTTCTAAGGGTGAATTTTAAAGTCTTTAAAAAAGGGGTTATTTGATGAATATTTAGTAGTAAAGTCGCGTGGCTATACCATTTGAATATgttcaaatatttaaataataaagacGTATGGCTATActtattaaatatattctaataattaatttttttatatttatattctgTTTTGCGATAATATTAACATTTTGTTCATTAACATATAGACCTGGGTGTGACTACTTATGCATTCAGCCAATTTGGAGCAAGTACGGAATTCTAGACGTGGGTGTTCCTTGATTTTAGTATTCATACAAAATGGAGTTTGATGATGGAGACTTATTGAATAACTCAATTTTGTGCAGTTTGGAGGTAGttagcaagaaaaaaaagttactaTATATTTCAGTGTACTTTCTGATCTGGGGTGAAGCAGCCAGTGTCAGATTCCTTCCGGAATGCTTGTGCTACATTTTTCAACATGCGATGTGAGCGAGTAACCCAATTTTATTGTGGTTGATGATGACTTGCAATAATCTCTCACTGTTCCTGAGGCGCCCTTCGTTTTTTCACATATGAAAATATGTTAAATAATATACTCTTTGaatatattagaatatttaatagtatagtcgggcggctataccttttgaataatatttgaatatttaaacagtatagccgctcggctgtaCTGTTTGAATCTATTCGTATAGCCGGATATTTAAATAGTACAGCTGCGCGGCTATAATATTAAGGAATAGCCGCGCGGCAATACGCCTTGAATGTATTCGGATGTGTTtcacgagtatagccgcgggGCTGTACTTCAAATATATACcctatttatttgaaaatacgTGAAAAAACATGCATGCATCTATAACAcgtttggttttaaaaatgcATATTTCTCCGTATCATAAAAAAGTGTTCTAAAAAGGAagtatttgaaaaaatatatattaacatACTTGTATACTAGTTGTTCTATACGCAAATTTACTAACTAGAGTCAACACTAATTttccatttaattaattaattgctAATTATATTAGATAAGTCAACAGTAACTTAGAAGTTGTCATTGGTATTCTAGACAAGTTATCACGTTAAGCACTTGTAAGAGTAGATGACCTTAAAGTAGCAATAACAATTGCCTCAACTGATTCACACAGATAGCTAGTTGGTTCTTATGGCTCATTTCCAAATAAACTCAATTCACACTTT
The Prunus dulcis chromosome 2, ALMONDv2, whole genome shotgun sequence DNA segment above includes these coding regions:
- the LOC117618517 gene encoding actin-related protein 7, giving the protein MEAAVVDPGSKLLKAGPAIPDQAPSMIIPNQMKRMLDDGSINDNSSSEDTIVDPVVRGLIRDWDAMEDLLHHVLYTGLGWEMGNEGQILFTDPLCTPKAVREQLVQLMFETFNISGFYASEQAVLSLYAVGRISGCTVDIGHGKIDIAPVIEGAVQHIASRRFEIGGMDLTKLLAEELGKSNPLVNIKMSDIEKIKEQYSCCAEDELAYEKTKNACQTEQHTLPDGQVITIGREKYTVGEALFQPSILGLEAHGIVEQLVRCISTVSSDNHRQLLENTVLCGGTASMTGFEERFQKEAGLCSSAVRPALIKPPEYMPENLSMYSAWVGGAILAKVVFPQNQHVTKADYDETGPSVVHRKCF